In Mastigocladopsis repens PCC 10914, a single window of DNA contains:
- a CDS encoding alpha/beta hydrolase, producing the protein MRTKKLQDPVELLFTLLVWVGVVAATAYLVVCIFLFFQQPRFLFFPSPIIETTPEFFHLGYEEVWLPVSAKSGKVERIHGWWMKASQPNAKVLLYLHGNGINIGANLVHAHRFHQLGFSVLLIDYRGYGRSEGGFPNESRVYQDAATAWDYLVYRRQIPPNQIFLYGHSLGGAVAIDLALKHPNAAGLIVESSFTSIRKVIAYRNNFWMFPVDLILTQRFDSIMKVPNLKMPVLFIHGTADVIVPAFMSQDLYAAAPEPKKLVLVPDAGHNNVAEVAPSRYLQAIQSFVISTE; encoded by the coding sequence ATGAGGACGAAGAAGCTGCAAGATCCAGTAGAATTACTGTTCACATTATTAGTTTGGGTAGGAGTCGTTGCAGCGACAGCCTATTTGGTTGTATGTATATTTCTGTTTTTTCAGCAACCTCGGTTCCTCTTTTTTCCCTCTCCTATTATTGAAACGACACCAGAGTTTTTTCATTTAGGTTACGAAGAGGTTTGGTTGCCTGTGAGCGCTAAATCAGGCAAGGTGGAACGCATTCATGGTTGGTGGATGAAAGCAAGCCAGCCGAATGCCAAAGTTTTGCTGTACTTGCACGGCAATGGTATCAACATTGGTGCAAATCTCGTCCACGCGCATCGATTTCATCAACTGGGATTTTCGGTATTACTAATTGATTACCGGGGTTATGGTCGCAGTGAAGGCGGTTTTCCCAATGAATCAAGGGTTTATCAAGATGCAGCGACAGCTTGGGATTACTTGGTCTACCGGCGACAGATTCCACCAAACCAAATTTTTCTTTACGGACATTCCCTGGGGGGTGCAGTGGCTATTGATTTGGCTCTCAAACACCCCAACGCCGCAGGATTAATTGTGGAGTCCTCTTTTACCTCAATTCGGAAAGTCATTGCTTACAGGAACAATTTTTGGATGTTTCCAGTCGATTTGATCTTGACACAGCGCTTTGATTCGATTATGAAAGTGCCAAATTTAAAAATGCCAGTTTTATTTATTCACGGTACTGCTGATGTCATAGTACCGGCTTTTATGAGCCAAGACTTGTATGCTGCTGCTCCCGAACCAAAAAAGTTGGTTCTTGTTCCTGATGCAGGACATAACAATGTGGCAGAAGTCGCTCCTTCTAGATATCTGCAAGCGATACAGTCTTTTGTTATCAGTACTGAGTAA
- a CDS encoding helix-turn-helix domain-containing protein, translated as MATTSLFLLKILENSTIEISQDELRTLLGEIEAELHRSKVYRRAMAMLQNLLGSSEQANILFKAVGREAIGLAFRQFVQQYQKTEQNQLQEDSASKTPPDDLSHDVSQSLTSVKEDQKTTIETDSQANLPSESQVESHTANDSIKVKEDSPKTKTSIGWRNPSRKRRQVELAKQIAAEQRVETLRQIGQQLRQVRESQGLSLSQLHVYTHVPLRHMEAVENGNWELLPEDVYVRGFIRVMANALGLNGTNIAASLPAPEPVTAILPSCYQYKSRFGFGIGLRPVHLYVGYAALVAGSVGGLSIMSSQQANADRLMNTDAATPASSSFTESLQETKPTSKPGLSSSANVTVGPDIAPPEAL; from the coding sequence ATGGCTACTACATCGTTGTTTTTGTTAAAAATTCTCGAAAATTCAACCATTGAAATTTCTCAAGATGAATTGCGGACGCTTTTAGGTGAAATAGAAGCTGAACTACATCGAAGTAAAGTTTATCGTCGTGCTATGGCGATGTTGCAAAATTTGCTAGGCTCTTCCGAGCAAGCTAACATTTTGTTTAAAGCAGTAGGTAGAGAAGCTATTGGTTTGGCATTTCGACAATTTGTGCAACAGTATCAGAAAACTGAGCAGAACCAGCTACAGGAAGACAGCGCGAGTAAAACACCACCCGACGATTTATCGCATGATGTATCACAGTCCTTAACAAGTGTTAAAGAGGACCAAAAAACAACTATCGAGACTGATAGTCAAGCCAATTTACCATCAGAATCTCAGGTAGAAAGTCATACAGCCAATGATTCCATCAAAGTTAAAGAAGACAGTCCCAAAACAAAAACATCAATTGGGTGGCGAAATCCTAGTAGAAAACGCAGACAAGTTGAACTAGCCAAGCAAATCGCAGCCGAACAGCGCGTAGAAACTCTGCGGCAAATCGGTCAACAACTACGGCAAGTTCGTGAGTCCCAAGGTCTTTCTCTTAGCCAACTTCACGTTTACACTCACGTACCACTTCGTCACATGGAGGCAGTGGAGAACGGTAATTGGGAATTATTGCCAGAGGATGTCTATGTTCGTGGCTTTATCCGTGTCATGGCTAATGCTCTGGGATTAAATGGTACAAATATAGCTGCTTCCTTGCCTGCTCCAGAGCCAGTCACAGCAATTTTACCTTCCTGCTATCAGTATAAAAGTCGTTTTGGATTTGGAATAGGACTGCGTCCCGTGCATTTGTATGTGGGTTATGCAGCCCTCGTTGCTGGGTCAGTGGGGGGATTGTCAATCATGTCGTCTCAGCAAGCAAATGCAGACAGACTGATGAATACAGATGCAGCAACTCCAGCTTCTTCATCATTCACTGAGTCCTTGCAGGAAACAAAACCAACTTCTAAACCGGGGCTATCTAGTAGTGCTAATGTCACCGTTGGACCTGATATTGCTCCACCAGAAGCTCTTTAA
- a CDS encoding protein kinase domain-containing protein produces MICCLNPECSNPLNSEGTNFCGNCGAELISLLRGHYRIIKPLGGGGFARTYLAEDADKLDEKCVVKQLAPQLQGSWSRQKASELFQQEAKRLQHLGEHPQIPTLYAYFKEDNYLYLVQQFIEGQDLLQELKQQGLFDEAKIREFLKDLLPVLATVHQQQVIHRDIKPENILRRESDGKLVLIDFGVSKQKTETVNPKPGTYIGSFGYAPLEQMYSGEAYPASDLYCLGATTFHLLTGVSPWTIWMKQGYSWISTWRQYLIQPISQELGLIIDKLLQENYKQRYLSAEAVLQSLNSELPPESTPVFTVLSPLQPRTLTPQIQQQPPEYLAQFSIEKLLPWALLAGSGSSFLALVLLCSVATIWISSGLWLIILVGLIFAQPRSIFEKTYLFIVAVITTLFIIFIYNNLFIANPLKAGIDGFLVLVLLVILAGLLTFTLLNLSQLLNRFISKYF; encoded by the coding sequence ATGATTTGCTGCCTAAATCCCGAATGCTCTAATCCCTTAAATTCGGAAGGAACAAACTTCTGTGGGAATTGCGGGGCAGAGCTGATTTCGTTACTCAGGGGTCATTACCGCATCATCAAACCATTGGGAGGTGGGGGGTTTGCTCGCACCTACCTTGCAGAGGATGCAGACAAGCTTGATGAAAAATGCGTGGTCAAGCAACTGGCACCACAACTTCAAGGGAGCTGGTCACGTCAAAAGGCGTCTGAGTTATTTCAGCAAGAGGCAAAACGTCTACAACATTTAGGGGAACATCCCCAAATTCCCACCCTGTATGCCTACTTTAAGGAAGATAACTACCTGTATTTGGTGCAGCAGTTTATTGAAGGGCAGGATTTATTGCAGGAGTTAAAACAACAGGGTTTGTTTGATGAAGCAAAGATTCGAGAGTTTTTAAAAGATTTATTACCTGTCTTGGCAACAGTACATCAGCAGCAGGTGATTCACCGAGATATTAAGCCAGAAAATATCCTTCGCCGTGAAAGTGATGGTAAGTTAGTACTCATTGATTTTGGGGTGTCAAAGCAAAAGACGGAAACGGTAAACCCTAAACCAGGAACATACATTGGTTCGTTTGGGTACGCTCCATTAGAGCAAATGTATTCAGGTGAAGCTTATCCTGCTAGTGACCTTTATTGCTTAGGAGCAACAACGTTTCATCTATTGACTGGTGTTTCCCCCTGGACTATATGGATGAAACAGGGCTATAGCTGGATTTCTACCTGGCGGCAGTATTTAATACAACCGATAAGTCAGGAATTAGGGCTGATTATCGATAAGTTACTGCAAGAGAACTATAAACAGCGTTATCTCTCAGCAGAGGCCGTCTTACAAAGCTTGAATTCTGAGCTACCACCAGAGTCTACCCCAGTGTTTACAGTACTCTCGCCTCTTCAACCAAGAACACTAACGCCACAAATTCAACAGCAACCACCTGAATATCTAGCGCAGTTCTCCATAGAGAAATTATTGCCTTGGGCACTCTTGGCAGGGTCAGGGAGTTCGTTTCTGGCCCTCGTCCTTCTCTGTTCTGTCGCAACTATTTGGATTAGCTCTGGTTTATGGTTGATTATTTTAGTTGGATTAATCTTTGCCCAGCCTCGCTCAATTTTTGAAAAGACTTATTTGTTTATTGTTGCCGTAATTACGACATTATTTATTATCTTTATCTACAATAATTTGTTCATTGCGAATCCTCTCAAAGCTGGTATAGATGGATTTTTAGTTTTAGTCTTGCTAGTCATTCTTGCTGGATTACTGACATTTACTCTCTTGAATCTGTCTCAGCTATTGAACAGATTTATCTCTAAATATTTCTAA